CCCATTCAGCATGCACTTCTCCCCTAGCCAATTGAGGAGAAATCGTTTTGCTTGCTTTCGCGCTTGCCAGCACGGCGCGTTTGCCATAGAGTGTTATCCCGTCGCGTCGCGACGAGCTATTCGGGCGTTTAGCTCAGGGGGAGAGCGCTTCCCTGACACGGAAGAGGTCAGAAGTTCAAATCTTCTAACGCCCACCACACATTCGCAGCCCAGAGGCAATGTCTCTGGGCTGTTTTCTTTTAGGTCCCCGGGCCGCTAGTACAGGAAGCGGCGGTCGTGCTTTGCCATCGTGCGTACGACCGGGAACACGATGAGGTAGATGACGGCCACCACCAGCAGAAACGTGGCATCCCCACTGCCAAAGAGCGTCGCGGTGGAATCGTAGAGCCCATGCAGCAGCACGGAGAGCAGATATCCGCAAGCGATGCACAGGCCCGCGCCAATGTGGTGCCCGCGGACCGAGAGGAGCTTCGCCTCCCCGTAAAGGAAGCCGAACACGACGGCAAAGCCCATGTGCGCCGGGATCGCCATCATGGCGCGACCCAGCAGCACGCCGGGCCCGTAGGCGAGGCCGTACGTCACGTTTTCCGCCGCGGCGAAGCCGAGCGACGTGGCGACCGCGTACACCACGCCATCGTACCTGCAGTTGAAGTTGGGGTCGTGCCACGTGGCACGCGCCATGAGCACGTACTTGCACGCCTCCTCTATCACGCCGACGACGGCGAAGTCGGAAAGCAGTAAGAACCACGGGTCCTGCCGCCCAAGGCCGGAAAGCAGGCCGAACGCGTCCATCCCCACCTGCTCGAGCACGGAGGCAACGAGCGCCGCGACGACCCCGCGCCAGAAAAGCGCAAGCAGGAGCCCCGCAGGCTCACGCTCCAGCGTATCGAGGCTGTAGACGTAGCGCATGAGCGCCGCAGCCGGCCCGACCGCCAGCACCAGGAAGACCGCGAGGTAGAGCGTCAAGCCGTTTGACAGCAGGAAGAACATGGAACCTCCTCCGCACGATGCCTTAGACCGGTTTGTACCCCTTTCGGCTGCGAAGGTGACTCGTCACAGGGGGGGGGCATCGGCCGAGGACGCGGCCCTTCTCGCCCGGTAGCCCTTCTCGCCCGCAGCCGTGCGCTCTTCCGGCTACTCCTGCGAGAAGTACGCGACCGCGATGGCGCCGGGACCGGCGTGCGTGCCGATGGTGGCTCCCACGCTGCAGATGGGCAGCGCGTCCACGATGCCCTCCCACAGGTCGCTGGAGTCGCGCACGTACTTCTTCAGCATGGGCTCGCCGCCTGCGGTGTACGCAAGGCAGAACGGCATCGCGAAGTCGATGGGGTGCTCTCCCACAAGCTCTACCAGCAAGTTCCTTGCGTTCTTGGAGCCGCGCGCCTTGCCCAGCAGCCCCACCTCGCCGTTTGCCATGGTCACGACGGGCTTCAGTGCAAGCAGCGCACCCGCCGCCGCTGCCGCGGACCCAATGCGTCCGCCGCGCCGCAGGTACTCAAGGGTGTCCAGCAGGGCGAGCATGTGCACGCGCGAGCGCGCCCGCTCAAGCTGCGACGCGATGTCCGCCGCCGGAAGGCCGCGCTCCGCAAGCATGAGCGCGTACTCAACCAGCACGCGCTCGCCGATGCAAGCGTTGAGCGAGTCGACCACGCGCACGCCGTCGCGCCCCTCCGCCGCGATGCACGCGCTCTGGCATGTTGCAGAAACCTTTGAGGAAAGCGTCACGACCACGACGTCCTCCCCCGCCGCCTGTGCCTCGTCGTACGCCTGCGCGAACACGCCCGGCGACACCGCGCCCGTGCTGGGAGGCTCGTCGGACTCCACCAGCAGGTCATAGAACCGCTCGTGCGTGAGGTCGACCCCGTCGTGGTACACGGTGTTGCCAAACGCCACCGTCATGGGAAGCACGGTAAGGTTGGGGTTGGGGAAGTCCACGATGTCCGATGCGGAGTCCGTGATGATGCGAGTGGCCATGGCCGCTCCTTTCGCGCCCTGGTTCTTGGTCTTTAGGTTGTATTTCTGATGCCGTCGCGACACCGGCGCCAACGTGGCTCGCGCCGTCCGTACCGCAGGCTAGATGCGCTCGAGCGACTCCAGCACCTGCGTCAGCCACGTGTACATGCGCTCGCGCTCCTCGGGGCCTATGTCCGCGCTCGCCTCGGCGACGACGTCGTTTATGATCTGGTCCATCTCGAGCGCCGCCTTGCGGCCGGCCGCCGTGAGCGTCACCGGGGCACGGTACCTGGACCCGCGCACCTTGGCGTCCTCGCTTGCGTGGCCGCGCTCGACCAGACCCTGCGCCTCCAGCCTAGAGACGATGCGCGTCACGGCCGCACGATCCTGCCGCATCAGACGCGCCAGGTCCGCCTCCGCAAGGTCCCCGTCCGCGTGAGCGAGGTAGTACAGGACCATGGTGTCGGTTCCACGCAGGCCAAGCGACGCCATCTTCTGCGTCTTTATGCGGCCGACCTCCTTGTTGAGCGCATAGATCACGCCCACGAAGTTCTCGAACCTCTCGTTAGCCACGCTCTTCTCCCCTGCTCGGTCCCTCGCGGGCGGGACTCTCCGCCCAGCGGACATGTCCGATTCTACCATGCGCGCACGCATGCCCTTGTTGACTTGTCAACATAATAGCAGCAGTCTCCGGAACCACATCCATTGTTGCGATGTCAACATCTTCAACACAATCGGGATGCCCGGCACCATGGCGAGAAGGACGCGGCACATTGGTCGCCGCCTCATGCGCAGAAAAGACCTTTGCGACTATCCGCAGCGCTACTTTCGCAACAATTTCGCTACCGTCTGCCGTATCAATCTTGACTGTAGTATCTTTCTCTCTTGTCTATCAGTTGTCTTGCCAAGCGTCACGACGCAACGCACAACGCCGGCGAGCGGCCACCGCCAACAGAAGGAAGCAAGCATGAACCTGCTCAGGAAGCGCGCACCTCAGACATCGGAGTCCGTCTGGCTCGCAATGGTCCTCGCCTGCTCCGGCGGCCTCATGGACGCGTACTCCTTTCTGGGGCGCGACAAGGTCTTCGCCAACGCGCAGACCGGAAACCTCCTGCTCCTGGGCGTGAACATCTCTACCGGCACGTGGCAGAACGTGCCGCACTACCTCTGCCCCATTCTCGGCTTCGCGGCAGGCTGCGCCATCGCGCACGAGATTCGCCTCCACAAGGGCCGCGGCATGCACTGGC
This sequence is a window from Parafannyhessea umbonata. Protein-coding genes within it:
- a CDS encoding PrsW family intramembrane metalloprotease — protein: MFFLLSNGLTLYLAVFLVLAVGPAAALMRYVYSLDTLEREPAGLLLALFWRGVVAALVASVLEQVGMDAFGLLSGLGRQDPWFLLLSDFAVVGVIEEACKYVLMARATWHDPNFNCRYDGVVYAVATSLGFAAAENVTYGLAYGPGVLLGRAMMAIPAHMGFAVVFGFLYGEAKLLSVRGHHIGAGLCIACGYLLSVLLHGLYDSTATLFGSGDATFLLVVAVIYLIVFPVVRTMAKHDRRFLY
- a CDS encoding DegV family protein codes for the protein MATRIITDSASDIVDFPNPNLTVLPMTVAFGNTVYHDGVDLTHERFYDLLVESDEPPSTGAVSPGVFAQAYDEAQAAGEDVVVVTLSSKVSATCQSACIAAEGRDGVRVVDSLNACIGERVLVEYALMLAERGLPAADIASQLERARSRVHMLALLDTLEYLRRGGRIGSAAAAAGALLALKPVVTMANGEVGLLGKARGSKNARNLLVELVGEHPIDFAMPFCLAYTAGGEPMLKKYVRDSSDLWEGIVDALPICSVGATIGTHAGPGAIAVAYFSQE
- a CDS encoding MarR family winged helix-turn-helix transcriptional regulator, whose translation is MANERFENFVGVIYALNKEVGRIKTQKMASLGLRGTDTMVLYYLAHADGDLAEADLARLMRQDRAAVTRIVSRLEAQGLVERGHASEDAKVRGSRYRAPVTLTAAGRKAALEMDQIINDVVAEASADIGPEERERMYTWLTQVLESLERI